A single Nicotiana tabacum cultivar K326 chromosome 5, ASM71507v2, whole genome shotgun sequence DNA region contains:
- the LOC107806996 gene encoding subtilisin-like protease has protein sequence MKMLKILLVIFSILGCFSWPSMQSDSEIYIVQVESPESRIGIQSSRTDLESWYSSFLPKTIATTGSNEDQPRLIYSYHNVMKGFAARLSVEHVKEMQKKPGFISARPQRILFLHTTHSPSFLGLQQNMGLWRDSNYGKGVIVGVLDTGIYPDHPSFSDKGMPPPPAKWKGKCESNFTTKCNNKLIGARTFGQASETPLDDNGHGTHTASTIAGRFVDGANVNGNANGTAVGIAPLAHLAIYKVCDSFGCSDSDILAAMDAAIDDGVDILSLSLGGGSKAFYNDPIALGAYSATQRGILVSCSGANNGPFDSTLSNEAPWIMTVGASTIDRKLKATVKLGNRKEFEGESAFHPKGHNSAFFPLFDPALNATDFDSPYCGTGTLNDPDIKGKIVLCMAGGGYSRIEKGQAVKDAGGVGMIIYSSPDDGFTKFADAHVLPALYITYKDGIEILDYMNTTSKPIARLAFQGTIIGDKDAPVVAAFSSRGPSSASPGILKPDIIGPGVNILAAWPPSPDNKPTIKPNFFLASGTSMSCPHLSGVAALLKSAHPTWSPAVIKSAIMTTANIVNLANDPILDERLLPANIFAVGAGHVNPSKANDPGLVYDTRFKDYLPYLCGLNYTNRQVGNLLQRRVDCKQVKSIPEAQLNYPSFSITLGANSQIYTRTVTNTGDAKSSYNVEIGSPPGVSVIVKPSTLKFSKLNQKFKYQVTFSKRANSSNSGIVQGFLKWTSNKYSVRSPIAVVLDTTIGF, from the coding sequence ATGAAAATGTTGAAAATCCTTTTGGTTATTTTTTCTATACTTGGTTGTTTTTCATGGCCTAGTATGCAAAGCGATTCGGAGATATACATAGTTCAAGTTGAATCGCCAGAAAGCCGAATTGGCATTCAATCATCACGAACGGATTTGGAAAGTTGGTATAGTTCTTTCTTGCCAAAAACCATTGCAACTACTGGCTCAAATGAAGATCAGCCGCGATTGATATATTCGTATCACAATGTGATGAAAGGTTTTGCAGCAAGATTATCAGTAGAGCATGTGAAAGAAATGCAGAAGAAACCAGGCTTTATATCTGCACGGCCGCAGAGGATATTGTTTTTACACACAACACATAGTCCAAGTTTTCTTGGATTGCAACAGAACATGGGGTTGTGGAGGGATTCTAACTATGGAAAAGGTGTGATCGTTGGAGTTTTGGACACTGGGATTTATCCTGACCATCCATCATTTAGCGATAAAGGAATGCCTCCTCCGCCTGCTAAATGGAAGGGCAAATGTGAATCAAACTTCACTACAAAATGTAACAACAAGCTCATTGGCGCGAGGACTTTTGGACAAGCTAGTGAAACGCCGCTTGATGATAATGGACATGGTACACATACGGCTAGTACTATTGCTGGACGTTTTGTGGATGGTGCTAATGTGAATGGTAATGCTAATGGCACTGCAGTTGGGATTGCTCCACTCGCTCACCTTGCTATTTATAAGGTTTGCGATTCTTTTGGTTGCTCTGATAGTGACATTCTAGCTGCAATGGACGCAGCTATTGATGACGGTGTTGATATCCTGTCCCTGTCTCTAGGGGGAGGTAgtaaggcattctataatgatcCAATTGCGCTTGGCGCGTATAGTGCAACACAAAGAGGTATTCTTGTAAGTTGTTCAGGTGCTAATAATGGGCCATTTGATAGCACATTATCAAATGAAGCCCCCTGGATTATGACAGTAGGCGCGAGCACTATTGACAGAAAACTTAAAGCTACTGTTAAGCTTGGAAACAGAAAAGAATTCGAGGGCGAATCAGCTTTTCATCCAAAGGGTCACAATTCAGCATTTTTCCCTTTGTTTGATCCTGCATTGAATGCAACTGATTTCGACAGCCCTTATTGCGGAACAGGTACGTTGAATGACCCTGATATTAAAGGCAAAATAGTTTTGTGCATGGCGGGTGGTGGTTATAGCAGGATTGAGAAAGGACAAGCAGTAAAGGATGCGGGTGGTGTTGGCATGATTATTTATAGTTCACCTGATGATGGTTTCACCAAATTCGCCGATGCTCATGTCCTTCCGGCTTTGTATATTACATACAAAGATGGAATAGAAATTCTTGACTATATGAACACAACATCAAAACCTATTGCAAGACTTGCATTTCAAGGAACAATAATCGGAGATAAAGATGCACCGGTGGTTGCTGCATTTTCTTCTCGCGGACCAAGCTCAGCTAGTCCAGGAATCTTGAAACCTGATATTATTGGCCCTGGTGTTAACATTCTCGCggcttggcctccctctcctgaTAACAAACCAACCATTAAACCTAACTTCTTTCTCGCGTCTGGCACCTCTATGTCTTGTCCTCACCTCAGTGGAGTAGCAGCATTGCTGAAAAGCGCGCATCCCACTTGGTCCCCTGCAGTTATTAAATCAGCAATCATGACAACGGCTAATATAGTAAACCTCGCCAATGATCCCATCTTAGATGAAAGGCTACTTCCAGCTAACATCTTCGCCGTTGGTGCAGGACATGTCAATCCATCAAAAGCTAATGATCCAGGGCTAGTTTACGATACACGATTTAAGGACTACTTGCCTTATTTATGTGGTTTGAACTACACAAATCGACAGGTGGGAAATCTTCTACAACGTAGGGTGGATTGTAAACAAGTGAAAAGTATTCCTGAAGCGCAACTAAATTATCCTTCATTCTCTATCACACTCGGGGCAAATTCTCAGATATATACGAGAACAGTAACTAACACTGGGGACGCTAAATCATCTTACAATGTGGAAATAGGTTCACCACCGGGCGTTTCTGTGATTGTTAAGCCCTCTACTCTAAAATTCTCGAAGTTGAACCAGAAGTTCAAATATCAAGTAACATTTTCAAAAAGAGCTAATAGCTCAAACAGTGGTATTGTTCAAGGATTCTTGAAATGGACTAGTAATAAGTACTCTGTAAGAAGTCCAATTGCAGTTGTGTTAGACACTACAATTGGTTTCTAG